A stretch of the Nitrospiria bacterium genome encodes the following:
- a CDS encoding type IV pili twitching motility protein PilT — translation MAKIDGLFKLLREKKASDLHLSPGNPPLMRVAGDLVPMASQKLTHEENHALLFEMMSEPQRKQFEAGRDIDFAY, via the coding sequence ATGGCGAAAATCGACGGGCTGTTCAAGCTTCTCAGAGAGAAAAAAGCATCCGACCTCCATTTGTCGCCGGGGAACCCGCCTCTGATGCGGGTGGCGGGCGATCTGGTCCCGATGGCCTCCCAGAAACTGACGCACGAAGAGAATCACGCGCTGCTTTTTGAAATGATGAGCGAGCCCCAGCGGAAACAGTTCGAGGCCGGCCGCGACATCGATTTCGCCTAC
- a CDS encoding alpha/beta hydrolase yields MTRIDPERVFRRLVPAILRIGAWIGAGVVALGLSAGCGLDKPFVFHPDREIQRTPEAVGLAYENVFFKAADGVRLNGWFVPGPDPSRVMIWFHGNGGNMSQRVRRLRLFHDELGLSVFIFDYRQYGRSGGSVTEEGTYRDAEAALQYVKTRTGLLAKRIIYFGHSLGTAVAVDLAVEAPPRALILESPLTSIDDVARVKLPYLPVGFLIRDKYDSLSKIGMVHAPLMIFHGERDQTIPLEQGRRLFAAANPPKEFYIIPGADHNDTYLTGGPPYWEAWKRFLDRLE; encoded by the coding sequence ATGACGCGCATTGATCCGGAGCGGGTCTTCCGCCGCCTCGTGCCCGCGATCCTCCGGATCGGCGCTTGGATCGGGGCGGGCGTTGTCGCGCTGGGCTTGTCGGCGGGGTGCGGCCTGGACAAGCCGTTTGTCTTCCATCCGGACCGCGAGATCCAGCGGACGCCGGAAGCGGTCGGGCTTGCCTACGAGAACGTCTTTTTCAAAGCGGCCGACGGCGTCCGCCTGAACGGCTGGTTCGTCCCCGGTCCGGATCCGTCCAGGGTGATGATCTGGTTTCACGGCAACGGCGGAAACATGAGCCAGCGCGTCCGGAGGCTCCGCTTGTTTCACGATGAGCTGGGCCTGTCGGTCTTTATCTTCGATTACCGCCAGTACGGTCGGAGCGGAGGATCGGTCACGGAAGAAGGCACGTACCGGGACGCCGAGGCGGCCTTGCAGTACGTGAAAACCCGCACCGGACTTCTGGCCAAACGGATCATTTATTTCGGCCACTCGCTCGGAACCGCGGTGGCGGTCGACTTGGCCGTGGAGGCCCCCCCGCGCGCGTTGATCCTCGAGTCCCCCCTGACCTCGATCGATGACGTGGCCCGTGTGAAGCTGCCGTATCTTCCCGTGGGCTTCCTGATCCGCGACAAGTACGACTCGCTGTCGAAGATCGGAATGGTCCATGCGCCCCTGATGATCTTCCACGGCGAACGGGATCAGACGATCCCCCTCGAGCAGGGGCGGCGGCTGTTCGCGGCCGCCAATCCCCCCAAGGAGTTTTACATCATCCCCGGCGCCGACCACAACGATACCTACCTCACCGGCGGACCGCCGTACTGGGAGGCCTGGAAGCGGTTTTTGGACCGCCTCGAATGA
- a CDS encoding transcriptional regulator → MTKDRPREMTLRQLITAELEKGPMTARDLSKAIRISEKEAVAHMEHVARSLHPPKRLVIEAAVCNKCGFIFSERRRFTNPSRCPRCRHEGIAPPAFRIVSA, encoded by the coding sequence GTGACAAAGGACAGGCCCCGCGAAATGACCCTGCGGCAGCTCATCACGGCCGAGCTCGAAAAAGGCCCGATGACGGCGCGGGATCTTTCCAAGGCGATCCGGATTTCCGAAAAGGAGGCGGTCGCCCACATGGAGCACGTCGCGAGAAGCCTTCACCCGCCGAAGCGGCTGGTCATCGAAGCGGCCGTTTGCAACAAGTGCGGATTTATCTTCTCGGAACGCCGCCGATTTACCAACCCCAGCCGCTGTCCCCGATGCCGTCACGAAGGGATCGCCCCGCCGGCGTTTCGAATCGTTTCCGCCTAG